One window of Cohnella hashimotonis genomic DNA carries:
- the sigE gene encoding RNA polymerase sporulation sigma factor SigE, with protein sequence MPVKLKLMYQLTYYRLLFWLGWKSEEVYYIGGSEALPPPLTREEEEYLLERLPSGDSAIRAMLIERNLRLVVYIARKFENTGIHIEDLVSIGAIGLIKAVNTFDPEKKIKLATYASRCIENEILMYLRRNSKTRTEVSFDEPLNIDWDGNELLLSDVLGTENDTIYRNIEEQVDRKLLHKALDKLADRERTIMELRFGLADGEEKTQKDVADLLGISQSYISRLEKRIIKRLRKEFNKMV encoded by the coding sequence GTGCCCGTTAAATTAAAGTTGATGTATCAGCTGACGTACTATCGCCTGTTGTTCTGGCTGGGCTGGAAAAGCGAAGAAGTGTACTATATCGGCGGCAGCGAAGCGCTCCCGCCTCCCCTTACAAGGGAGGAGGAGGAGTACCTGCTGGAGCGGCTTCCTTCTGGCGACTCGGCGATTCGCGCGATGCTGATCGAACGTAATTTGCGATTAGTCGTCTACATCGCCCGAAAGTTCGAGAACACCGGCATCCATATCGAGGATCTCGTATCGATCGGTGCGATCGGACTCATCAAAGCAGTCAACACGTTCGATCCGGAAAAGAAAATCAAGCTCGCCACTTATGCCTCAAGATGCATCGAGAACGAAATTTTGATGTATCTGCGCCGCAACAGCAAGACCCGGACCGAGGTGTCCTTCGACGAGCCGCTAAATATCGATTGGGACGGCAACGAACTGCTGCTGTCCGACGTTCTTGGCACCGAGAACGATACGATCTATCGCAATATCGAGGAGCAAGTCGATCGGAAGCTGCTGCACAAGGCGCTCGACAAGCTGGCTGACCGCGAGCGCACGATTATGGAGCTTCGGTTCGGTCTGGCCGACGGCGAAGAAAAGACTCAAAAGGACGTTGCCGATTTGCTCGGCATCTCTCAATCTTACATTTCAAGATTAGAAAAAAGAATTATTAAACGGCTCCGCAAGGAATTCAACAAGATGGTATGA
- a CDS encoding sigma-E processing peptidase SpoIIGA — MTVYVDLVFLSNLTIDASILMTTAKVRHLRPRRRRVALSASIGAAYAAAMFVTSVPYLYSFGAKLMISALMVYVTFGYGGPLKFARTMGSFYLVNFATLGAVIGISSLVKWSGSPWRGIAFTEDGGMVLSFDVQAFMLAVTLGVAIWLYRSEAESRESRKRLEALVVDVTIRIGEREWSCRGLVDTGNRLYDPLTRIPVMILEASLWRDDLPIGWADRLKSESADRLIGELEEAEGGLSAFRDRYRLVPYRAAGGSSKLMLAVKPDSVSIKDPAGKEAACVHRRVLVGLDGGSLSSEGAYRAIIHSDLTLASVEVPESSPQTA, encoded by the coding sequence ATGACGGTATACGTGGACTTGGTTTTTTTGTCCAATCTGACGATCGACGCGTCCATTCTGATGACGACGGCAAAGGTGAGGCACCTTCGGCCGCGCCGAAGACGGGTCGCGCTGTCTGCCAGTATCGGGGCGGCGTATGCGGCTGCCATGTTCGTGACTTCCGTACCTTATCTGTATTCGTTCGGCGCCAAACTCATGATTTCGGCTTTGATGGTTTATGTGACGTTCGGTTATGGAGGACCTCTCAAATTCGCCAGAACGATGGGTTCGTTTTACCTGGTGAACTTTGCGACGCTTGGCGCTGTGATCGGCATTTCTTCGCTGGTCAAATGGTCGGGGTCGCCTTGGAGAGGAATTGCTTTCACGGAAGACGGCGGTATGGTGCTGTCGTTTGACGTACAGGCCTTCATGCTGGCCGTGACGCTGGGCGTGGCGATCTGGCTGTACAGAAGCGAGGCGGAGAGCAGGGAAAGCAGGAAACGGTTGGAGGCACTAGTTGTAGACGTAACGATTCGAATCGGTGAACGGGAATGGTCGTGCAGAGGGCTCGTCGATACGGGCAACCGTCTCTACGATCCGCTCACCCGCATTCCGGTCATGATTCTCGAGGCTTCCCTATGGCGCGATGATCTTCCGATAGGCTGGGCGGATCGTCTGAAGTCCGAATCCGCAGATCGACTTATCGGCGAGCTGGAGGAAGCCGAGGGCGGCTTGTCCGCTTTCAGGGACCGATACCGTCTCGTTCCCTACCGAGCTGCCGGGGGGAGCTCGAAGCTGATGCTGGCCGTCAAGCCGGACAGCGTGTCAATCAAGGATCCTGCCGGGAAGGAAGCGGCTTGCGTCCATCGCCGCGTCCTCGTCGGCCTCGACGGGGGATCGTTGTCCTCGGAGGGCGCCTATCGTGCGATCATCCATTCCGATCTGACGCTCGCGAGCGTTGAAGTACCGGAATCATCACCCCAGACCGCTTAA
- a CDS encoding IS1595 family transposase yields the protein MLFSPFTDLIPFAQFSERHLRISDFTTLMLFAQFCRMRLVVPFLDLIPFAQGEVIRLIELIPIAHIFHGKRLTRTNVRSKIRTNVPIMRGEEMSFFAFPEGSWETWTEDRCVEALFNARWPDGFRCPRCSYAHCSVIRSRKYPLYVCSSCRHQTSVTAGTVFHGTRTPLRMWFRAMIWLVEEATSVELSDLLGVTYKTAWLIGHKLRDALTQEANEQQLSGVVAVTGGIYGWRRASSSLEMKPTDQPVAIGGTMDSDQEIREIKMEHLDRRDSGNSRLISRFAHMKFSDFYVSDDVKAVKAFPYFGMNKLAPLSAALTHVFRWLDHTLQGIGPKHLQAYLNHQSFVYNMAKKASKVVPYLLRLCAISDRITYRELTGAS from the coding sequence ATGTTATTTTCACCCTTTACCGACCTTATCCCCTTCGCTCAATTCAGCGAGCGACATCTTCGAATTTCTGACTTTACGACCCTCATGCTCTTCGCTCAATTTTGTCGCATGCGCCTCGTAGTCCCCTTTCTTGACCTTATCCCGTTTGCTCAAGGAGAAGTTATCCGCCTTATTGAGCTTATCCCGATTGCTCATATTTTCCATGGGAAGAGATTGACAAGAACAAATGTACGTTCTAAAATAAGAACAAACGTTCCTATTATGAGGGGTGAAGAAATGAGTTTTTTCGCCTTTCCTGAAGGTTCTTGGGAAACTTGGACAGAAGACCGCTGCGTCGAGGCTTTATTTAATGCGCGTTGGCCGGATGGTTTTCGGTGCCCGCGTTGTTCATATGCTCATTGCTCAGTGATCAGATCCCGCAAGTATCCCTTATACGTTTGCTCTTCTTGCCGACATCAAACTTCCGTTACCGCAGGCACTGTTTTTCATGGTACACGAACGCCACTGCGTATGTGGTTTCGGGCTATGATTTGGCTCGTAGAAGAAGCTACTTCTGTCGAACTTTCCGATTTATTGGGTGTTACCTACAAGACAGCTTGGCTTATCGGACATAAACTGCGAGATGCACTGACTCAAGAAGCGAATGAGCAGCAATTGTCCGGCGTCGTTGCGGTTACGGGCGGAATCTATGGATGGAGGAGGGCTTCCAGCAGCCTGGAAATGAAGCCTACGGATCAGCCGGTCGCAATAGGAGGAACGATGGACAGCGATCAAGAAATCCGAGAGATTAAGATGGAGCACCTTGACAGACGCGATTCCGGGAATTCACGTTTAATCAGTCGCTTTGCGCATATGAAATTCTCAGACTTTTATGTTTCCGATGACGTGAAGGCAGTTAAAGCTTTTCCTTACTTTGGCATGAACAAGCTTGCGCCTTTGTCGGCAGCTTTAACGCACGTTTTTCGTTGGCTCGATCATACGCTCCAAGGCATTGGGCCTAAGCACTTACAGGCCTATTTGAACCATCAATCTTTCGTTTATAACATGGCGAAGAAAGCCTCCAAAGTCGTTCCTTATCTGCTGCGTCTCTGTGCAATAAGCGATAGGATTACGTATCGCGAACTCACTGGGGCAAGTTAG
- a CDS encoding HD-GYP domain-containing protein, whose translation MMSNPYRSFTTMLTAFVVIFGVLLSAVSYWFISHELIGETSGLTRDAVEEYISGLPDAEMLFKKPPSDKTVAGQTDASQVETNSRANEEELTANIHAAFDPYGIRQIRFMGQGAQVWFSYSPANIGLALTGHDRVRFDRVMDEGSMLTAKKTTVLNLWIPIRSAEGTLIGVAEVSKDWSAQSAKIFKISLTIVLLVAAGMTILFFSLRHIFLRSSRVIESQNKELSDMLDRVHRTYDESLQAMSSALDSRDNETQGHSLRVTAYAWLLGKQMGIEGEELEMLYRGALLHDVGKIGIPDAILRKEGPLDEMEWAIMRTHVNMGVRMLAHIEFLGPALDVVRYHHERWDGLGYPDGLSGEQIPICARIFAVCDTYDAITSDRPYRASKSHETALAELSRFAGSQFCPAVVEAFMKLPPDTLQRVREMSQQDIQFLSLDELLPKVV comes from the coding sequence ATGATGAGCAATCCCTATCGTTCCTTTACAACTATGCTGACGGCGTTTGTAGTCATCTTTGGGGTGCTGCTTTCCGCCGTTTCCTATTGGTTTATCTCTCATGAGCTGATTGGCGAGACGAGCGGCCTGACGCGCGATGCGGTTGAAGAATACATATCCGGCTTGCCGGACGCAGAGATGCTTTTCAAGAAGCCGCCTTCGGATAAAACGGTCGCTGGTCAAACTGACGCCAGTCAGGTCGAGACTAACTCCAGGGCGAACGAAGAGGAATTAACGGCTAATATTCATGCCGCTTTTGATCCTTACGGTATAAGGCAAATTCGTTTCATGGGCCAAGGCGCTCAAGTATGGTTCAGCTATAGTCCCGCTAACATCGGTCTTGCGTTAACCGGACACGATCGAGTGAGATTTGACCGGGTGATGGATGAAGGGTCAATGTTGACCGCGAAAAAGACGACAGTGCTAAATCTGTGGATCCCGATCCGTTCGGCAGAGGGGACATTGATAGGCGTCGCGGAAGTGTCCAAAGATTGGTCGGCACAGAGCGCTAAAATATTCAAAATCAGCTTGACGATCGTCCTCCTCGTGGCTGCAGGGATGACGATTCTCTTTTTCAGCCTGCGGCATATTTTTTTGCGATCGTCGCGCGTCATCGAGAGTCAGAACAAAGAACTAAGCGATATGCTCGATCGCGTGCATCGCACTTATGACGAATCTTTACAGGCGATGAGCAGCGCGCTGGATAGCAGAGACAACGAGACGCAAGGACATTCTTTACGTGTAACGGCCTATGCATGGTTGCTGGGCAAGCAAATGGGCATCGAAGGGGAAGAACTGGAGATGCTATACCGCGGTGCGCTGCTGCACGATGTCGGCAAGATCGGCATTCCGGACGCCATCTTGCGCAAGGAAGGACCGCTGGACGAGATGGAATGGGCGATCATGCGGACCCATGTCAATATGGGCGTGCGAATGCTCGCGCATATCGAATTTTTAGGACCCGCGCTGGACGTCGTCCGCTACCATCATGAACGTTGGGACGGTCTCGGTTATCCGGACGGCCTGAGCGGCGAACAGATTCCGATTTGCGCAAGAATTTTCGCCGTGTGCGACACCTATGACGCCATCACATCGGACCGTCCGTATCGTGCTTCCAAATCTCATGAAACGGCGCTTGCCGAACTGAGCCGCTTCGCAGGCTCCCAATTTTGTCCCGCAGTCGTAGAAGCCTTTATGAAACTGCCTCCGGATACGCTGCAGCGTGTTCGCGAAATGTCGCAGCAGGATATTCAATTTCTGTCGCTCGACGAATTACTCCCTAAAGTCGTTTAA
- the ftsZ gene encoding cell division protein FtsZ, with translation MLEFDFEMEPLAKIKVIGVGGGGSNAVNRMIENGVKGVEFITVNTDAQALHLTKSEQKLQIGDKLTRGLGAGANPDVGKKAAEESRDGIMNTLKGADMVFVTAGMGGGTGTGAAPVIAELAKECGALTVGVVTRPFTFEGRKRSGQAELGIEALKEKVDTLIVIPNDRLLEIVDKKTPMMEAFREADNVLRQAVQGISDLIAVPGLINLDFADVKTIMTERGSALMGIGVASGENRAMDAARKAIMSPLLETSIEGARGIIMNITGGSNLSLFEVNEAAEIVISASDPEVNMIFGASIDDSMKDDIKVTVIATGFEHKGPVRRPISSSSPQSNPPSQTEHQDSRASGHNLRPFGGGSTSSEQLDIPAFLRNRPRGDR, from the coding sequence ATGTTGGAATTTGATTTTGAAATGGAACCGCTCGCGAAAATAAAAGTCATCGGTGTCGGTGGCGGAGGCAGCAACGCAGTTAACCGCATGATCGAGAACGGCGTCAAGGGCGTCGAATTCATTACCGTCAATACCGACGCGCAAGCCCTGCACCTGACCAAGTCCGAGCAAAAGCTTCAAATCGGCGACAAGCTGACACGCGGATTGGGTGCGGGCGCCAATCCCGATGTCGGAAAAAAGGCTGCTGAGGAATCCCGGGATGGCATCATGAACACGCTCAAGGGCGCGGACATGGTATTCGTTACTGCCGGTATGGGCGGAGGCACGGGCACGGGCGCGGCTCCGGTCATCGCCGAGCTGGCCAAGGAGTGCGGCGCGCTTACGGTAGGCGTTGTGACGCGGCCGTTCACGTTCGAGGGGCGCAAGCGCTCCGGACAGGCTGAACTGGGCATCGAAGCCCTCAAGGAAAAGGTCGATACGCTCATCGTCATTCCTAACGACCGTCTGCTCGAGATCGTCGACAAGAAGACGCCGATGATGGAAGCGTTCCGCGAAGCGGACAATGTTCTTCGTCAAGCAGTACAGGGCATCTCCGATCTGATCGCCGTGCCCGGACTGATCAACCTCGACTTTGCGGACGTCAAGACGATCATGACGGAGCGCGGCTCCGCTCTGATGGGAATCGGCGTCGCCTCCGGCGAAAACCGCGCGATGGACGCGGCGCGCAAGGCGATCATGAGCCCGCTGCTCGAGACCTCGATCGAAGGCGCGCGCGGCATCATCATGAACATTACTGGCGGTTCGAACCTGTCGCTCTTCGAAGTGAACGAAGCGGCAGAGATCGTTATCTCGGCATCCGATCCCGAAGTGAACATGATCTTCGGAGCGAGCATCGACGACAGCATGAAGGACGACATCAAAGTTACGGTTATTGCTACCGGCTTCGAACACAAGGGTCCGGTACGTCGGCCGATCTCGTCTTCCTCGCCTCAATCGAATCCTCCGTCGCAGACAGAGCATCAGGATTCGCGTGCGAGCGGTCATAACCTGCGTCCCTTCGGCGGTGGTTCCACTTCCAGCGAGCAACTGGACATTCCGGCATTTTTGCGGAATCGTCCGCGCGGCGATCGATAA
- the ftsA gene encoding cell division protein FtsA, producing the protein MSNNDLIVSLDIGTSKVRVIIGEISNGAINIIGVGSADSDGIRKGAIVDIDQTVQSIRNAVDHAERMVGITIGEVYVGIAGNHISLQSNHGVVAVSNEDREIGEDDIERVLQAAKVVALPPEREIIGLLPKQFLVDGLAGIQDPRGMIGVRLEVECTIVTGTKAAVHNLMRCVEKAGLRISGIVLMSLASGMMALTKDEKQMGTVLADIGAGSTTIAVFEGGSLAAVSTLPIGGDYVTSDICYGLKTQTEHAEKIKLKYGCARQDEAADDVRFKVMRVGSNVEKEFSQVDLASIIEPRMQEIFHMIRQEVKRLGFLDKLNGYVLTGGSVSMPSVLSLAQIELEASVRIAVPDFIGVRDPSYSSGVGMIQYVMKYVRTRGAPPAKRPTKSKASAATAPANKTGVMEWFKNMFKEFI; encoded by the coding sequence TTGAGCAACAACGACCTCATCGTCAGTCTGGACATCGGAACCTCTAAGGTTCGGGTGATTATCGGAGAAATAAGCAACGGAGCGATCAATATCATCGGCGTAGGATCGGCGGACTCGGATGGCATCCGAAAAGGCGCCATCGTCGACATCGATCAGACGGTCCAGTCCATCCGCAACGCCGTGGACCATGCCGAGCGAATGGTCGGCATCACCATCGGCGAAGTATATGTCGGCATCGCTGGCAACCATATCTCGCTGCAGAGCAATCATGGCGTCGTCGCCGTCTCGAACGAAGACCGGGAGATCGGCGAGGATGATATCGAACGCGTGCTGCAAGCGGCCAAGGTCGTAGCGCTTCCGCCCGAGCGGGAGATCATCGGCTTGCTGCCCAAGCAGTTCCTCGTAGACGGGCTGGCTGGCATCCAAGATCCGCGCGGCATGATCGGCGTGCGGCTCGAAGTCGAATGTACGATCGTTACCGGGACGAAGGCTGCCGTACATAATCTTATGCGCTGCGTCGAGAAGGCAGGCCTACGCATTTCCGGCATCGTGCTGATGTCGTTGGCTTCAGGGATGATGGCCCTGACCAAGGACGAGAAGCAAATGGGCACGGTGCTGGCCGACATCGGCGCAGGATCGACGACGATCGCGGTTTTCGAAGGCGGCAGCCTGGCAGCCGTATCGACGCTGCCGATTGGCGGGGATTACGTGACGAGCGATATTTGCTACGGTCTCAAGACGCAGACGGAGCACGCCGAGAAGATCAAGCTGAAATACGGCTGCGCGCGCCAGGACGAGGCGGCTGACGACGTCCGATTCAAGGTCATGCGGGTCGGCAGCAATGTGGAAAAGGAATTTTCCCAAGTCGATCTTGCCAGCATCATCGAGCCGCGCATGCAGGAAATTTTCCATATGATCCGCCAAGAGGTCAAGCGCCTGGGCTTTCTGGACAAGCTCAACGGCTACGTCCTGACGGGCGGATCCGTATCCATGCCGAGCGTGTTGTCCCTCGCCCAGATCGAACTGGAAGCGAGCGTGAGGATCGCTGTTCCCGATTTTATCGGGGTGCGGGATCCTTCGTACAGCAGCGGCGTCGGCATGATCCAGTACGTGATGAAGTACGTACGGACACGGGGGGCGCCGCCCGCCAAGCGTCCGACGAAGAGCAAGGCTTCGGCGGCCACAGCGCCTGCCAACAAGACGGGCGTCATGGAATGGTTTAAGAATATGTTCAAAGAATTCATATAA
- a CDS encoding cell division protein FtsQ/DivIB gives MIERIPALPRERTGTRRRGGKLLWIVIALFVAVLIVLFFRSSLSRISVIEVEGLTYLKQDQVKTQLGVGIGDSFFMPASDKLAERVKQLPQIKDVKISKHFPGKLDVKVQEYAPVALELDDKGGLSVILANGVGVQSAAGEALPAKPVLTGWTKNDPQRAALCMALGSLTPQGLADFSEISPDPSSAYPDRIRIFTRSGFDVLTTVGMLKEKIAILSELVENREPGTVVLLDSDTYSPYSAQTDPPDDAEAP, from the coding sequence ATGATAGAGCGAATTCCCGCTTTGCCGCGGGAACGGACGGGGACGAGACGGCGCGGCGGCAAGCTGCTGTGGATCGTCATTGCCTTGTTCGTCGCGGTGCTGATCGTACTGTTTTTCAGATCCTCTCTTTCCCGCATCAGCGTGATAGAGGTTGAGGGCCTGACCTATTTGAAACAAGACCAGGTCAAGACGCAGCTCGGCGTCGGAATCGGAGATTCCTTTTTCATGCCGGCTTCGGACAAGCTTGCGGAGCGGGTCAAGCAGTTGCCACAGATCAAGGACGTTAAGATTTCCAAGCATTTTCCCGGCAAGCTTGACGTTAAGGTCCAGGAGTACGCGCCTGTGGCGCTCGAGCTGGATGACAAAGGCGGCTTGTCCGTCATTCTGGCCAACGGCGTCGGCGTTCAATCTGCAGCCGGCGAGGCGCTTCCGGCCAAGCCCGTACTCACCGGCTGGACGAAAAACGATCCACAGCGCGCCGCGTTGTGTATGGCACTGGGCAGCTTGACCCCACAGGGGCTTGCCGACTTCTCGGAGATCTCGCCGGATCCTTCGAGCGCTTATCCCGACCGCATTCGCATTTTCACGCGCTCCGGATTCGACGTACTGACGACCGTCGGCATGCTTAAGGAAAAGATCGCGATTTTAAGCGAGCTCGTAGAGAATAGGGAGCCGGGTACTGTCGTTCTGCTCGATTCGGACACATACTCGCCTTATTCGGCACAAACGGACCCGCCGGATGACGCAGAAGCCCCGTAA
- the murA gene encoding UDP-N-acetylglucosamine 1-carboxyvinyltransferase, producing the protein MDKLVIEGGKPLSGTIRIHGAKNAALPILAATLLAQEPVTLRNIPKLLDIEVMLDIMRDLGCVVLRRGDAVTVDGTVASSSHVPERLMRLMRSSVFLMGPLLARFGEVQVYQPGGCAIGERKIDLHLRGLAALGAEIEETGSRIVCKADRLSGAEISLDFPSVGATENIMMAAVMAKGRTTIIGAAREPEIQDLQRFLNAIGAKVRGAGTDTITVDGTERLHGCDFQIIPDRIVTGTAMVAAAATRGEVILEGAESAHLISLIHVMRRAGVHIETGDGIIRVGAKGRPRAVDRIVTSPYPAFPTDMQAQLMVLLSLAGGVSVIKETVFEGRFKHVDELCRMGADIRIDLNSAIVRGVPRLYGTTVEATDLRAGAALVIAGLAAQGTTIVEQVHHIDRGYDEIERMFASLGGDISRVTDS; encoded by the coding sequence TTGGACAAACTGGTGATTGAAGGCGGCAAACCGCTTTCGGGCACCATCCGCATCCATGGAGCCAAGAACGCCGCCCTGCCGATCCTGGCCGCGACGCTGCTCGCACAGGAGCCGGTAACTCTTCGCAACATTCCGAAGCTGTTGGATATCGAAGTCATGCTGGACATCATGCGGGATCTCGGCTGTGTCGTCCTGCGCCGCGGCGACGCCGTGACGGTCGACGGCACGGTGGCGAGCTCCTCGCACGTGCCCGAGCGGTTGATGCGTTTGATGCGCTCCTCCGTATTTTTAATGGGGCCATTGCTGGCCAGATTCGGCGAAGTACAGGTTTACCAGCCGGGAGGCTGCGCGATCGGCGAACGCAAGATCGATCTTCATCTACGCGGCCTGGCCGCGCTGGGAGCGGAGATCGAGGAGACGGGCAGCAGGATCGTATGCAAGGCAGACCGCTTGAGCGGCGCCGAGATCAGCCTGGACTTCCCTAGCGTCGGCGCCACCGAAAATATTATGATGGCCGCCGTCATGGCGAAGGGACGCACGACGATTATCGGCGCCGCTCGCGAGCCCGAGATTCAGGACCTGCAGCGGTTTCTCAACGCGATCGGCGCCAAAGTGCGCGGAGCAGGCACGGATACGATTACGGTCGACGGCACGGAGCGCCTCCACGGCTGCGATTTTCAGATCATTCCCGACCGGATCGTGACGGGAACGGCGATGGTAGCCGCAGCGGCGACCCGCGGCGAGGTCATCCTCGAAGGCGCCGAATCGGCCCACCTGATCTCTTTGATTCACGTCATGCGCCGCGCCGGTGTTCACATCGAGACCGGGGATGGTATAATAAGAGTCGGCGCCAAAGGCCGGCCGCGAGCGGTCGACCGAATCGTCACCTCTCCTTACCCTGCGTTTCCGACCGATATGCAGGCGCAGCTGATGGTGCTCCTGTCGCTTGCAGGCGGCGTCAGCGTGATCAAGGAGACGGTGTTCGAGGGACGCTTCAAGCACGTAGACGAATTATGCCGTATGGGCGCGGATATACGCATCGACCTGAACTCCGCGATCGTCCGGGGCGTGCCCAGGCTTTACGGAACGACGGTCGAAGCGACGGACCTGCGAGCCGGCGCCGCATTGGTCATCGCGGGGCTCGCGGCACAAGGCACGACGATCGTCGAGCAGGTGCATCATATCGACCGCGGTTACGACGAGATCGAGCGAATGTTCGCAAGCTTGGGCGGCGATATCTCTCGCGTCACCGACAGCTAG
- the murB gene encoding UDP-N-acetylmuramate dehydrogenase codes for MEQLIADLERSYSGVVKVSEPLAAHTTWKIGGPADLFIVPADAEQLASAIAVLGRHGVPWTVLGRGSNTLVSDRGVRGAVIKLGGGFDSVRFEGNLVIAGGSYSFIKLSIMAGKEGLTGLEFAGGIPGNVGGAVYMNAGAHHSDVSRILKSADIVWEDGSKGTYGNEELHFSYRHSILQEKRGIVTEAVFALEPGDRKEIAAMLASYKDRRLRTQPMQLACAGSVFRNPEGDHAARLIEAAGLKGTREGGAVVSELHANFIVNEDHAKAEDVLALMERVRRTVNERFGILLVPEVLLMGER; via the coding sequence ATGGAGCAGTTGATCGCGGACCTGGAACGGTCGTATTCGGGAGTCGTCAAAGTAAGCGAACCGCTGGCAGCCCATACGACCTGGAAGATCGGCGGCCCCGCCGACCTGTTCATCGTACCGGCTGACGCGGAGCAGCTGGCTTCGGCCATCGCCGTCCTCGGCCGTCACGGCGTCCCCTGGACCGTCCTCGGACGCGGCTCCAACACGCTCGTTTCCGACCGCGGCGTCCGCGGCGCCGTGATCAAGCTGGGCGGAGGATTCGACTCGGTACGGTTCGAGGGCAATCTCGTAATCGCCGGAGGATCGTATTCGTTCATCAAGCTGTCGATCATGGCGGGCAAGGAAGGGTTGACCGGCCTGGAGTTTGCCGGCGGCATTCCGGGCAACGTAGGCGGCGCGGTTTATATGAACGCCGGGGCTCATCATTCGGACGTATCGCGCATCTTAAAGTCGGCCGACATCGTCTGGGAAGACGGTTCGAAGGGGACGTACGGCAACGAGGAATTGCATTTCAGCTACCGTCATTCGATTTTGCAAGAAAAAAGGGGCATCGTGACCGAAGCGGTGTTCGCCCTGGAGCCCGGCGACCGCAAGGAGATCGCAGCCATGCTGGCTTCCTACAAGGATCGGAGGCTGCGTACGCAGCCGATGCAGCTTGCTTGCGCGGGCAGCGTATTCCGCAATCCGGAGGGGGACCATGCAGCGAGGCTGATCGAGGCGGCAGGGCTTAAAGGCACCAGGGAAGGCGGAGCCGTTGTGTCGGAGCTGCACGCCAACTTCATCGTTAACGAAGACCATGCGAAGGCCGAAGACGTGCTCGCCTTGATGGAACGCGTAAGACGGACCGTGAACGAACGGTTCGGCATATTACTCGTGCCCGAGGTGCTCCTGATGGGCGAGCGGTAA
- the murG gene encoding undecaprenyldiphospho-muramoylpentapeptide beta-N-acetylglucosaminyltransferase: MRIVLTGGGTGGHIYPALAIGREAERRDPASELLYIGTKRGLESRIVPERGVRFESIDITGIRRSLSLENVRTALRFIRGVRRAKSLLREFRPDAVVGTGGYVCGPVVYAAAKLGIPTLLHEQNVVPGLTNKFLSRYADAVAVSFADSKPHFARVKSVEYAGNPCATAILGGDPMNGYASLGLAPGTRFVLIVGGSRGAQTLNRAAAEAAAMLGGLPDVHFVFASGERYYEELKAEVGRISDPNVASRLHVKPYISNMAEVLAATSLVVGRAGASFIAEFAALGVPAIYVPSPNVTNNHQQANAESVVRVGGGMMILERELDGAKLYEAVAGIMGDEARRVKMAEAARSIGMPEAAGVIYEQLQRIVRR, from the coding sequence ATGCGTATCGTGTTGACCGGCGGCGGAACCGGCGGCCATATTTATCCGGCGCTCGCGATCGGCCGCGAGGCCGAGCGGCGCGATCCGGCCAGCGAGCTGCTGTACATCGGCACGAAGCGGGGACTCGAGAGCCGTATTGTGCCCGAACGGGGCGTGCGCTTCGAGAGCATCGACATAACGGGCATACGAAGATCGTTGTCCCTGGAAAACGTTCGCACCGCCCTGCGGTTCATCCGCGGGGTGCGGCGCGCCAAATCGCTGCTGCGGGAATTCAGGCCCGACGCGGTCGTCGGCACCGGCGGCTACGTATGCGGGCCTGTCGTCTATGCGGCGGCCAAGCTCGGCATTCCGACGCTGCTCCACGAGCAGAACGTCGTGCCCGGCCTAACGAACAAGTTTCTGAGCCGTTATGCGGATGCGGTGGCCGTCAGCTTCGCCGACTCCAAGCCGCATTTCGCCAGAGTTAAAAGCGTTGAATATGCGGGAAACCCTTGCGCGACGGCCATTCTCGGAGGAGATCCGATGAACGGGTACGCCTCGTTGGGGCTTGCGCCGGGTACGCGCTTCGTGCTGATCGTCGGCGGCAGCCGAGGCGCGCAGACGCTGAATCGGGCGGCCGCGGAAGCGGCGGCCATGCTTGGCGGCTTGCCTGACGTGCACTTTGTATTTGCCTCCGGCGAGCGGTATTATGAGGAACTAAAGGCGGAAGTCGGCCGAATCTCGGACCCGAATGTCGCGAGCCGGCTGCATGTCAAGCCGTACATAAGCAATATGGCGGAAGTGCTTGCGGCGACGTCGCTCGTCGTCGGGCGCGCAGGCGCTTCGTTTATCGCCGAGTTTGCCGCGCTCGGCGTGCCGGCCATCTATGTGCCGTCTCCGAACGTGACGAACAACCATCAGCAGGCCAATGCCGAGAGCGTCGTGCGCGTCGGCGGCGGCATGATGATTCTCGAGCGCGAGCTAGACGGCGCCAAGCTCTATGAGGCTGTCGCAGGGATTATGGGCGACGAAGCCCGCCGCGTGAAAATGGCGGAAGCGGCCAGGTCCATCGGCATGCCGGAAGCGGCCGGCGTTATTTACGAGCAATTGCAACGCATCGTCCGCCGTTAG